One Georgenia wutianyii DNA segment encodes these proteins:
- a CDS encoding LacI family DNA-binding transcriptional regulator yields the protein MAVTIADVARTAGVSASTASRAFNHPHRLRAETVARVKAAAEELGFRHNRHAKALSTGRSSALGLIVPDLSNPFFPPLVHATQLNAEEQGYSLYILSSEHNANREQQLARLVSHDVAGLILASPRMSAAQVRVIAREVPTILINAQVKGIPTVLVSAAGAIADAVEDGAEKGISGVSYIGSDERWWPNTEREESARAAAERHGVPYRRLSLSEPTYEAAREVVRSVEIRSHELVVAFDDIVAHGVLDGMGARGYRPPRDFRILGCDDALPISTSPALSTVHLDTRMAARIAVDLLLGEGAGEPQTVVVSGSYRPGATI from the coding sequence GTGGCCGTGACCATCGCCGACGTCGCGCGGACGGCGGGCGTCTCGGCCTCGACCGCGTCGCGAGCCTTCAACCACCCTCACCGGCTGCGCGCCGAGACCGTCGCGCGGGTCAAGGCCGCGGCCGAGGAGCTGGGCTTCCGGCACAACAGGCACGCCAAGGCGCTGAGCACAGGGCGGTCCTCCGCCCTCGGGCTCATCGTGCCCGACCTGTCCAACCCGTTCTTCCCGCCGCTCGTGCACGCCACGCAGCTCAACGCCGAGGAGCAGGGGTACTCCCTCTACATCCTCAGCAGCGAGCACAACGCCAACCGGGAGCAGCAGCTCGCGCGCCTCGTCAGCCACGACGTCGCCGGGCTCATCCTCGCCTCACCGCGCATGTCCGCGGCCCAGGTGCGCGTCATCGCCCGGGAGGTCCCGACCATCCTGATCAACGCGCAGGTCAAGGGCATCCCCACGGTCCTCGTCTCCGCGGCCGGGGCCATCGCGGACGCGGTCGAGGACGGCGCGGAGAAGGGCATCTCGGGGGTCAGCTACATCGGCAGTGACGAGCGGTGGTGGCCCAACACCGAGCGTGAGGAGAGCGCGAGGGCGGCCGCCGAGCGACACGGGGTGCCCTACCGGCGGCTGAGCCTGTCGGAGCCGACGTACGAGGCGGCGCGCGAGGTCGTGAGAAGCGTGGAGATACGCAGCCACGAGCTCGTCGTCGCCTTCGATGACATCGTCGCCCACGGTGTGCTCGACGGTATGGGGGCCCGTGGCTACCGCCCGCCGCGAGACTTCCGCATCCTCGGCTGCGACGACGCGCTGCCGATCAGCACTAGTCCGGCGCTGTCCACGGTCCACCTCGACACCCGGATGGCGGCACGGATCGCGGTCGACCTGCTCCTCGGCGAGGGTGCGGGCGAGCCGCAGACCGTCGTCGTCAGCGGCTCCTACCGGCCCGGCGCGACCATCTGA
- the msrA gene encoding peptide-methionine (S)-S-oxide reductase MsrA, whose amino-acid sequence MVTAAEALPGRPTPFTVPDRHEVLGTPLRGPWPEGTEVLYVAMGCFWGAERIFWRLDGVVSTAAGYLGGFTPNPTYEEVCTGRTGHTEAVLVAYDPARTDPERLLKAFWENHDPTTPNRQGNDVGTQYRSAIYWTTPGQQRAAEATQEAFGRVLADAGHGPITTELAPAGTFYYAEDYHQQYLHKNPGGYCNHGPNGYTCPVGLLRQDQVPAQVDVAPPTD is encoded by the coding sequence ATGGTCACCGCCGCCGAGGCCCTGCCCGGCCGCCCGACCCCCTTCACCGTGCCCGATCGGCACGAGGTGCTCGGCACGCCGCTGCGCGGCCCGTGGCCGGAGGGCACCGAGGTCCTCTACGTCGCGATGGGCTGCTTCTGGGGCGCCGAGCGCATCTTCTGGCGGCTCGACGGCGTCGTGAGCACGGCTGCCGGCTACCTCGGCGGGTTCACCCCGAACCCGACGTACGAGGAGGTGTGCACCGGGCGCACCGGGCACACCGAGGCCGTGCTCGTCGCCTACGACCCCGCCCGCACCGACCCCGAGCGGCTGCTCAAGGCGTTCTGGGAGAACCACGACCCGACGACGCCCAACCGCCAGGGCAACGACGTCGGCACCCAGTACCGCTCGGCGATCTACTGGACCACCCCCGGGCAGCAGCGCGCCGCCGAGGCCACCCAGGAGGCCTTCGGCCGGGTGCTGGCCGACGCCGGGCACGGGCCCATCACCACCGAGCTGGCCCCCGCGGGCACGTTCTACTACGCCGAGGACTACCACCAGCAGTACCTGCACAAGAACCCCGGCGGGTACTGCAACCACGGCCCGAACGGCTACACCTGCCCCGTCGGTCTGCTGCGTCAGGACCAGGTCCCGGCGCAGGTCGACGTCGCCCCGCCGACCGACTGA